One genomic window of Conger conger chromosome 7, fConCon1.1, whole genome shotgun sequence includes the following:
- the LOC133132964 gene encoding proheparin-binding EGF-like growth factor — MKLLRIALLIAHGFAVSRLAGSASVDSYVSAKPAQTSVIDLLHALSEMNSVEDTAEVEYGSEDEYYYDEDEEEDYLSGDYGLELPRVAFSTKPKDPSVVLSTERKKKGKGRKKGKGRKRNPCLRKYKDFCIHGDCQYLKDLHAPACICKAGYSGERCHLFSLPVSKEEGSYSRTTALAVVAVVLSLICLTIIGILLALRFHKQGDYDVESEEKVKLGMTSHH, encoded by the exons ATGAAGTTGCTTCGGATTGCGCTGTTGATTGCTCATGGCTTCG CGGTGTCCAGATTGGCCGGCAGCGCCTCTGTTGACAGCTATGTGAGCGCCAAACCGGCGCAGACTTCGGTGATAGATCTGCTCCACGCACTGAGCGAAATGAATAGCGTGGAAGATACTGCAGAGGTGGAATACGGGAGTGAGGATGAATACTACTAcgatgaagatgaagaagagGATTATCTATCAGGGGATTATGGACTCGAACTCCCCAGAG TGGCGTTTTCCACCAAACCGAAGGACCCGTCCGTCGTTCTGAGCACCGagaggaagaaaaaaggaaagggcAGGAAGAAGGGCAAAGGCAGGAAGCGGAACCCCTGTCTGAGGAAGTACAAGGATTTCTGCATCCATGGCGACTGCCAGTACCTGAAGGATCTGCACGCGCCTGCCTGCAT ATGTAAAGCGGGGTACTCAGGGGAGCGCTGTCACCTCTTCAGCTTGCCGGTGTCGAAAGAGGAGGGGAGCTACAGTCGGACCACAGCGCTGGCTGTGGTGGCGGTGGTCCTGTCCCTCATCTGCCTCACCATCATCGGCATCCTCCTGGCGCTAAG GTTCCACAAACAAGGTGACTATGACGTTGAGAGTGAAGAGAAGGTCAAATTGGGAATGACCTCACACCACTGA
- the hnrnph1l gene encoding heterogeneous nuclear ribonucleoprotein H1, like → MADGEGFVVRIRGLPWSCSVDEVQRFFSDCKIANNGTSIHFTYTREGRPSGEAFVEMESDEDLKIATKKDRETMGHRYVEVFKSNNVEMDWVMKHTGPNCPETEGDGLVRLRGLPFGCSKEEIVQFFSGLEIVPNGITLPVDFQGRSTGEAFVQFASQDIAEKALKKHKERIGHRYIEIFKSSRAEVRTHYEPPRKAMGMQRPGPYDRPGGGRGYNSAGRGGSFDRMRRGGYGGSEGVSDGRYGDGGSSFQSTTGHCVHMRGLPYRATETDIYSFFSPLNPVRVHIEIGPDGRVTGEADVEFATHEDAVAAMSKDKANMQHRYVELFLNSTAGGNNGSYGSQMMGAMANQSTYGPSSQQLSTGYSGGYSSQTGMGGYSDYSNQSGMSSSYYGGGSRGSVGMNGLNGTMSMGAGWGM, encoded by the exons ATGGCCGACGGGGAGGGATTCGTTGTGCGTATTCGAGGCCTGCCTTGGTCCTGCTCTGTGGATGAAGTACAGCGCTTTTTCTCAG ATTGTAAAATCGCGAATAACGGCACAAGCATCCACTTCACCTACACCCGCGAAGGCCGGCCGAGCGGAGAAGCCTTCGTGGAGATGGAGTCGGACGAAGACCTGAAGATCGCGACCAAGAAAGACCGCGAGACCATGGGCCACCGCTATGTGGAAG TGTTCAAGTCCAACAACGTGGAGATGGACTGGGTGATGAAGCACACTGGCCCCAACTGCCCCGAAACGGAGGGGGACGGGCTGGTGCGTCTCCGTGGCCTCCCCTTCGGGTGCAGCAAGGAGGAGATCGTGCAGTTCTTCTCAG GGTTGGAAATCGTGCCAAATGGGATAACATTGCCGGTGGACTTCCAAGGCAGGAGTACGGGGGAGGCCTTCGTGCAGTTTGCGTCTCAGGATATAGCCGAAAAGGCTCTAAAGAAACACAAGGAAAGAATAGGGCACAG GTATATCGAGATTTTCAAGAGCAGCCGAGCGGAGGTGCGGACGCACTACGAGCCCCCCCGGAAGGCCATGGGCATGCAGCGGCCTGGCCCCTACGACCGGCCCGGCGGGGGCCGCGGCTACAACAGCGCGGGCCGCGGGGGCTCCTTCGACCGCATGCGCCGCGGAGGCTATGGCGGCAGTGAGG GCGTGTCAGACGGGCGCTATGGCGATGGGGGCTCCTCCTTCCAGAGCACGACCGGTCACTGCGTTCACATGAGGGGGCTTCCCTACCGCGCCACGGAGACCGACATCTACAGT TTCTTCTCTCCGCTGAACCCGGTGCGCGTGCACATCGAGATCGGCCCGGATGGACGCGTCACCGGAGAGGCGGACGTCGAGTTCGCCACCCACGAAGACGCCGTCGCCGCCATGTCCAAAGACAAAGCCAACATGC AGCACCGCTACGTTGAGCTGTTCCTGAACTCCACCGCCGGAGGGAACAACGGATCGTACGGCAGTCAGATGATGGGGGCTATGG ccaACCAGTCCACCTACGGCCCCAGCAGTCAGCAGCTGAGCACTGGCTACAGTGGGGGCTACAGCAGCCAGACGGGCATGGGGGGCTACAGTGACTACA GTAATCAGAGCGGAATGAGCAGCAGTTACTATGGCGGCGGCAGCCGGGGTTCCGTGGGCATGAACGGGCTGAACGGCACCATGAGCATGGGGGCTGGGTGGGGCATGTAG